Proteins encoded by one window of Flagellimonas lutaonensis:
- the nqrF gene encoding NADH:ubiquinone reductase (Na(+)-transporting) subunit F → MILATSTVGTILITVVAFLILILLLVALLLITKEKLSPSGPVTITINGEKKLEVESGNSLLTTLGNKKIFLPSACGGGGTCIQCECHVLSGGGEPLPTETPHFSKRELQEGARLACQVKVKQDMEITIPEEVFGIKKWEATVVRNYNVASFIKEFVVEIPEDMNYKAGGYIQIEIPPCEIKYEDIDITAHPEEHDDPEKFKTEWDKFNLWPLVMKNTETVERAYSMASYPAEGREIMLNVRIATPPWDRSKNGWMDVNPGVASSYIFNCKKGDKVTISGPFGEFFINESDAEMLYVGGGAGMAPMRSHLYHLFKTMKTDRKVTYWYGGRSKRELFYIDHFKQLEKEFPNFKFYMALSEPLEEDNWKVKKDINDEEGDGFVGFIHNCVIEHYLNHHESPEDIELYFCGPPLMNKAVQKMGEDFGIPDENIRFDDFGG, encoded by the coding sequence ATGATATTAGCTACCAGTACCGTAGGTACCATTTTGATTACCGTAGTTGCGTTTCTTATCTTGATTTTGCTTTTGGTGGCGTTGCTGCTTATTACAAAGGAAAAGCTTTCACCTTCGGGCCCCGTAACGATAACCATCAATGGTGAAAAAAAGCTTGAGGTCGAATCTGGTAACTCCCTCTTGACTACCTTGGGCAACAAAAAAATCTTTCTACCATCGGCCTGTGGTGGCGGGGGAACCTGCATACAGTGCGAGTGCCATGTACTATCAGGTGGCGGCGAGCCTTTACCGACCGAAACTCCCCATTTTTCTAAGCGAGAGCTGCAAGAGGGCGCCCGTTTGGCCTGTCAGGTTAAGGTCAAGCAAGATATGGAAATCACCATTCCTGAAGAGGTGTTCGGTATCAAAAAATGGGAAGCCACTGTTGTCAGAAACTACAATGTGGCCTCGTTCATAAAAGAGTTTGTGGTCGAGATTCCTGAAGACATGAACTACAAGGCAGGAGGGTATATTCAGATTGAAATTCCACCCTGCGAAATCAAGTATGAAGACATTGATATCACCGCGCATCCTGAAGAGCACGATGATCCCGAAAAGTTCAAAACCGAGTGGGACAAGTTCAACCTATGGCCTTTGGTGATGAAGAATACCGAAACTGTTGAAAGGGCCTATTCAATGGCCTCTTACCCAGCAGAAGGGCGCGAAATCATGCTGAACGTTCGTATTGCCACCCCGCCATGGGACCGATCTAAGAATGGATGGATGGACGTAAACCCTGGGGTTGCCTCCTCATATATTTTCAACTGTAAAAAGGGAGACAAAGTGACCATATCAGGTCCATTTGGTGAATTCTTCATCAATGAATCTGATGCCGAGATGCTATATGTAGGTGGTGGAGCAGGAATGGCACCGATGCGATCGCATCTGTACCATTTGTTCAAGACCATGAAAACAGACCGAAAGGTTACCTATTGGTATGGGGGTCGTTCGAAACGTGAACTTTTCTACATTGATCATTTCAAACAATTGGAAAAAGAGTTTCCAAACTTTAAGTTCTATATGGCACTTTCTGAGCCGTTGGAAGAAGACAATTGGAAGGTGAAGAAAGATATCAATGATGAAGAGGGCGATGGTTTTGTTGGTTTTATCCATAACTGTGTTATCGAGCACTACTTGAACCATCATGAATCACCCGAAGATATAGAGCTGTATTTCTGTGGGCCACCATTGATGAACAAGGCCGTACAGAAAATGGGCGAAGACTTTGGAATTCCTGACGAGAACATCAGGTTCGATGATTTTGGAGGATAA
- a CDS encoding NADH:ubiquinone reductase (Na(+)-transporting) subunit D, translating to MALLSKKDANLILDPLTDNNPITIQVLGICSALAITAELKASIVMAISVIFVLGVGNVVVSLMRNIIPSKIRIIVQLVVIAALVIIVDQVLKAFAYELSKTLSVFVGLIITNCIIMGRFEAFALGNGVWRSFLDGIGNALGYGVILIIVGFFRELLGSGTLLGYQVLGDPIAKTGLYSIGYENNGFMIIPPAALIVVGIIIWVQRSRNRALIEEA from the coding sequence ATGGCACTACTTTCAAAAAAAGATGCAAATTTGATTTTGGACCCATTGACGGACAATAACCCAATAACCATTCAGGTATTGGGTATCTGTTCAGCATTGGCGATAACGGCCGAGCTTAAAGCTTCAATAGTAATGGCCATATCGGTAATTTTTGTTTTGGGGGTGGGTAATGTGGTCGTGTCTTTGATGCGCAATATTATTCCTTCTAAAATTAGAATTATCGTTCAACTTGTGGTCATTGCAGCATTGGTAATTATCGTTGACCAGGTATTAAAAGCTTTTGCATATGAGTTGAGCAAGACCCTTTCGGTTTTTGTGGGATTGATTATTACCAACTGTATCATCATGGGGCGCTTTGAGGCATTTGCCCTCGGTAATGGCGTTTGGCGCTCGTTTTTAGACGGCATTGGCAATGCATTGGGCTATGGTGTCATTCTTATAATTGTCGGATTTTTTAGGGAACTATTGGGTTCTGGAACGTTGCTGGGTTATCAGGTATTGGGTGACCCCATTGCAAAAACTGGGTTATATTCAATCGGCTATGAAAACAATGGTTTCATGATCATACCTCCGGCAGCACTGATTGTCGTCGGCATCATTATTTGGGTACAACGCTCCCGCAATAGGGCATTGATAGAAGAAGCATAA
- a CDS encoding gliding motility-associated C-terminal domain-containing protein → MKQFLNIAFLLGVTLTYAQTALYNSGNLRVHSTGQMGFHTDLVNNGTFDANQGLVGFYGVAPIRVSGAFPTQFQDMEIMVANGLLLDTPMGVTNNANFIDGDIITPKNIIDVYFEFMDDAFFTGENDLAKVNGFAAVSNKQFFSFPVGDEDQLRPLVMDSDRTNELARCAYFFENPSNPTSLPERFDIDDKVRDIGGISSNEFWVLQGSVPSTVTISWNPRSNLTALATLPEDLVVVGYNIAARQWVVLGNTAFGGDIQQGFITSEKFLPNDFAAITFGTVPLPTDTFAVNNPTLGNYFLSPDGDGINDFLVIEGMEASPNNSLRIFNRFGQMVYEKFNYTNEFNGFSNLDNLVINREIGLPEGVYFYLVTLDDLELEYQGFLFLNR, encoded by the coding sequence TTGAAACAATTTCTCAACATAGCATTTTTATTGGGTGTGACCTTGACCTATGCCCAAACCGCCCTTTATAACAGCGGTAACCTACGGGTGCACAGTACTGGGCAAATGGGCTTTCATACCGACCTTGTCAACAACGGCACCTTTGATGCCAACCAAGGGCTAGTCGGGTTTTATGGGGTGGCGCCGATCAGGGTCTCGGGGGCCTTCCCCACACAATTTCAAGATATGGAGATCATGGTGGCAAACGGCCTTTTACTCGATACCCCTATGGGCGTGACCAACAATGCCAATTTTATCGATGGTGACATCATCACCCCCAAAAACATCATCGACGTCTATTTTGAGTTTATGGACGATGCCTTTTTTACGGGCGAGAACGACTTGGCCAAAGTAAATGGCTTTGCAGCGGTTTCGAACAAGCAGTTCTTTTCGTTTCCGGTAGGCGATGAAGACCAACTGCGCCCCTTGGTCATGGATTCTGACCGTACCAACGAACTGGCCCGCTGTGCCTATTTTTTTGAAAATCCATCAAACCCAACATCATTGCCAGAACGGTTTGACATTGATGATAAAGTACGTGACATCGGCGGCATCTCTTCAAACGAGTTTTGGGTGCTGCAGGGCAGTGTACCCTCTACCGTTACCATCAGTTGGAACCCCCGAAGCAATCTTACTGCCTTGGCGACGCTGCCTGAAGACCTAGTGGTTGTGGGATACAATATTGCGGCCCGGCAATGGGTAGTTTTGGGCAATACGGCCTTTGGTGGCGACATACAACAGGGCTTTATAACTTCTGAAAAGTTTCTGCCCAATGACTTTGCGGCCATTACCTTTGGCACTGTACCCTTGCCCACCGACACGTTTGCAGTGAACAACCCCACGCTGGGCAATTACTTTTTGAGTCCTGATGGGGACGGCATCAACGATTTTCTGGTCATAGAGGGCATGGAGGCTTCGCCCAACAACTCGCTGAGAATTTTTAACCGATTTGGGCAAATGGTTTACGAGAAATTTAATTACACCAATGAGTTCAACGGGTTCTCGAACCTTGATAATCTTGTGATCAACCGAGAAATCGGGCTTCCTGAGGGGGTATACTTTTATTTGGTAACCTTAGACGATTTAGAGCTTGAATATCAGGGATTTCTGTTTTTGAACCGATAG
- a CDS encoding M15 family metallopeptidase produces MQRRSFIKNSGMAGLAIAALPQNVWASPQEFSTEELMGKADIELFGEGINLRKEAHDAFVKMRAAAEKDGFAIQMVSSFRDFYRQQSIWERKYIRYTEDDGMQPMEAIEKIIEYSTIPGTSRHHWGTDIDIIDDNAQTNGDVLVPEKFEKGGPFEGFKLWLDENAEKFDFHLVYTNDPRRKGFKYEPWHYSYAPLAIPMLTAYRKLNVVKLLSKEDFLGCEHFTTGFLKTYIQDNILDINQDLL; encoded by the coding sequence ATGCAACGACGTTCTTTTATCAAAAACTCTGGTATGGCCGGTTTGGCCATCGCTGCACTGCCCCAAAATGTCTGGGCCTCGCCACAAGAGTTCTCAACCGAAGAATTAATGGGCAAGGCCGATATTGAACTTTTTGGCGAGGGCATCAACCTGCGAAAAGAGGCCCATGATGCCTTTGTAAAAATGAGGGCTGCCGCCGAAAAAGATGGTTTTGCCATTCAAATGGTATCGAGTTTTCGTGATTTTTACCGTCAACAGTCGATTTGGGAGCGAAAATATATTCGATATACCGAAGACGATGGTATGCAACCGATGGAGGCCATCGAAAAAATCATCGAATATTCTACCATACCGGGCACCAGCAGGCACCATTGGGGCACCGATATCGACATCATCGATGACAATGCACAGACCAATGGCGATGTACTGGTTCCAGAAAAATTTGAAAAAGGGGGGCCTTTTGAAGGTTTTAAGCTTTGGCTCGATGAAAATGCGGAAAAATTTGACTTTCACTTGGTCTATACCAACGATCCCCGGCGCAAGGGTTTTAAGTATGAACCTTGGCACTACAGCTATGCCCCGCTTGCTATTCCGATGCTTACCGCCTACCGTAAACTCAATGTGGTGAAGTTGTTGTCGAAAGAAGATTTCTTGGGATGCGAGCACTTTACCACTGGTTTTTTGAAGACCTACATCCAAGACAATATTTTGGACATCAACCAAGACCTTCTTTAG
- a CDS encoding DUF6747 family protein, translating into MTKTDYMGTLLHFKNLYIEAFDNCKPEFLVICLKVYSVFCAIMLSLGLYALLYRVFTGYDF; encoded by the coding sequence ATGACGAAAACAGACTATATGGGGACACTATTACACTTCAAAAATCTTTACATCGAAGCCTTTGACAACTGTAAACCGGAATTTCTGGTCATATGTTTAAAGGTGTATTCGGTATTCTGCGCAATAATGCTTTCGTTGGGCCTTTATGCGCTTTTGTACCGCGTTTTTACCGGGTATGATTTTTAA
- a CDS encoding ankyrin repeat domain-containing protein, which produces MKKTILTLLLVCAFGVAQVSALKGPVKVTKDIDLIEDFKLNSFCTAIMKGDVATVKKMIELGEDVNQKSLGMAPIHYAARYNKAEILQVLLANGADVKRRCDKGFTAVKHAELSNAMDALKVLKAAMKK; this is translated from the coding sequence ATGAAAAAAACGATCCTAACACTGTTGTTGGTCTGTGCCTTTGGTGTCGCACAGGTCAGTGCCCTGAAAGGGCCGGTCAAAGTTACAAAAGACATTGACCTAATTGAAGACTTTAAACTGAATTCTTTCTGCACGGCCATTATGAAGGGCGATGTCGCCACGGTAAAAAAAATGATCGAGCTTGGGGAAGATGTAAACCAGAAATCTTTGGGAATGGCCCCCATCCATTATGCCGCACGTTATAACAAGGCAGAGATCTTGCAAGTGTTGTTGGCCAATGGTGCCGATGTCAAAAGAAGGTGCGACAAGGGCTTTACCGCTGTAAAGCACGCCGAGCTTTCGAACGCAATGGATGCCTTAAAAGTCTTGAAAGCTGCTATGAAAAAGTAA
- the gpmI gene encoding 2,3-bisphosphoglycerate-independent phosphoglycerate mutase, which translates to MNKKVILMILDGWGKSPNPEVSAIEKANTPFIDSLYTKYPNAELLTDGMNVGLPEGQMGNSEVGHMNLGAGRIVYQDLAKINKAVKEDTLKDEQVLAEAFEYANKNGRTVHFLGLVSNGGVHSHIDHLKALVKAAHDKGVSRSYIHAFTDGRDVDPKSGKGFLQEVVDFCRDKNTQLASVIGRYYAMDRDKRWERVKLAYDLMVHGKGEVFDDVSQAMQQSYDNGITDEFIKPILLDENGTIKDGDVVIFFNFRTDRGRELTEVLSQKDMHEHNMHKLDLYYVTMTNYDDTFKGVKVIYDKENISETLGEVLSKHGKKQIRIAETEKYPHVTFFFNGGREEPFEGEERILCPSPKVATYDLKPEMSAYEIRGAIIPKLKEGTADFICLNFANPDMVGHTGVMEAAIKACETVDECAKDVITAGQENGYSTIVIADHGNCDTMINPDGSPNTAHTTNPVPLIVVDNDIKEVKSGVLGDIAPSILKMMGIEKPAAMTRHTLI; encoded by the coding sequence ATGAATAAGAAAGTTATCTTGATGATTTTGGATGGATGGGGAAAATCTCCCAACCCAGAAGTATCTGCTATAGAAAAGGCGAACACCCCTTTTATCGACTCCCTTTACACAAAATATCCCAACGCCGAATTGCTGACCGATGGCATGAACGTAGGACTGCCCGAGGGGCAGATGGGAAATAGCGAAGTAGGCCATATGAACCTGGGTGCCGGTAGGATCGTTTACCAAGATCTGGCCAAAATCAACAAGGCTGTCAAAGAAGATACCTTAAAAGACGAACAGGTGTTGGCAGAAGCGTTTGAGTATGCCAACAAGAATGGTCGAACGGTCCATTTCTTGGGTTTGGTCAGCAATGGTGGGGTACACAGCCATATCGATCACCTGAAGGCCCTTGTAAAAGCGGCACATGACAAAGGTGTTTCCCGGTCGTACATCCATGCCTTTACCGATGGGCGCGATGTTGATCCAAAAAGCGGCAAAGGTTTTCTGCAAGAGGTGGTCGATTTTTGTCGGGACAAGAACACTCAGTTGGCATCGGTCATCGGCCGTTATTATGCGATGGACCGGGATAAGCGTTGGGAGCGGGTCAAATTGGCCTATGACCTGATGGTACACGGTAAGGGAGAAGTTTTCGATGATGTCTCGCAGGCCATGCAGCAAAGCTATGACAATGGTATCACCGATGAGTTTATAAAGCCTATACTGCTCGATGAAAATGGAACCATAAAAGACGGTGATGTAGTCATATTCTTCAACTTCAGAACAGACCGTGGCCGTGAACTTACCGAAGTGCTCAGCCAAAAAGATATGCATGAGCACAACATGCATAAATTAGACCTGTATTATGTTACCATGACCAATTATGACGATACGTTCAAAGGGGTCAAGGTAATTTACGACAAAGAAAACATCAGCGAAACCTTGGGCGAGGTATTGTCAAAACATGGCAAAAAGCAGATACGGATTGCCGAGACCGAAAAATATCCGCATGTCACTTTTTTCTTTAACGGTGGTCGAGAAGAACCCTTTGAAGGTGAAGAGCGTATTCTGTGTCCTTCGCCCAAGGTAGCCACATATGACCTCAAGCCCGAGATGAGCGCATATGAGATAAGGGGTGCCATTATTCCGAAGCTAAAAGAAGGTACTGCTGATTTTATCTGTCTGAACTTTGCGAACCCTGACATGGTGGGGCATACCGGTGTGATGGAAGCCGCTATAAAGGCATGTGAAACGGTAGACGAATGTGCAAAAGATGTGATTACCGCTGGTCAAGAAAACGGTTATTCAACCATTGTTATAGCCGACCATGGCAACTGCGATACGATGATCAACCCCGATGGTAGCCCCAATACGGCGCATACTACCAATCCCGTGCCGTTGATAGTGGTCGATAACGATATCAAAGAAGTAAAAAGTGGTGTACTGGGCGATATTGCCCCCAGCATCTTGAAAATGATGGGAATTGAAAAACCTGCGGCCATGACCAGACATACCTTAATTTGA
- a CDS encoding M48 family metalloprotease, which yields MRSRGSWKIRILIGLAIVAFAFVQRCSNKEENPYTGRVQNINMTAEQEIAIGLQSAPQMAQQHGGLYPDERLQAFVDAVGKKLVNSSIARETPYQYDFHLLADDKTINAFALPGGQCFITYALFKKLNEAQLAGVLGHEIGHVIGRHSAERIAETNFWRTVSMGASVGADAGDIVGSIGQNTLLKNGRDDELESDELGVLFMIRAGYDPYEMIEVMKILKAAAGPNRVPEFQSTHPDPENRIQKIKAAIEKYKGR from the coding sequence ATGAGAAGTAGGGGCAGCTGGAAAATCCGTATACTTATTGGTCTGGCCATTGTGGCCTTCGCCTTTGTGCAACGATGCAGCAATAAAGAAGAAAACCCATACACCGGAAGGGTCCAGAACATCAACATGACCGCAGAGCAAGAGATTGCCATCGGCCTTCAAAGCGCCCCGCAAATGGCGCAGCAGCACGGTGGGCTTTACCCAGACGAGCGTTTGCAGGCTTTTGTTGATGCCGTGGGCAAAAAGTTGGTGAACAGCAGTATTGCGCGTGAGACTCCCTATCAATACGATTTCCATCTTTTGGCAGACGATAAGACCATCAACGCCTTTGCACTGCCAGGCGGGCAATGCTTTATCACCTATGCTCTTTTCAAGAAACTTAACGAAGCGCAATTGGCCGGCGTACTGGGGCACGAGATAGGGCATGTCATCGGGCGCCATTCGGCCGAGCGAATCGCTGAGACCAATTTTTGGAGAACCGTATCAATGGGTGCCAGTGTTGGTGCCGATGCAGGCGATATCGTGGGCAGTATCGGCCAAAACACTTTGTTGAAAAATGGCCGTGACGATGAGTTGGAAAGCGATGAACTGGGTGTACTCTTTATGATACGGGCGGGCTATGACCCATACGAAATGATCGAGGTCATGAAAATATTAAAGGCGGCGGCAGGACCGAACAGAGTTCCCGAGTTTCAAAGTACCCACCCTGATCCTGAAAACCGTATCCAAAAAATCAAAGCGGCAATAGAAAAGTATAAAGGTCGATGA
- a CDS encoding class I SAM-dependent methyltransferase, translating to MKKAFKYLLNLLPRPWLIKLSFFIRPFLAFFFKGKKYTDPIDGKSFRSFLPYGYENPRENVLSPSTLSLERHRLLWLFLKNETDFFKSNLRVLHFAPEQAFYKRFKKLRNITYVTTDLNSPLADIKADICNLPFDNNSFDVVLCNHVLEHIPDDKKAMQELYRIMKPGGWGIFQVPQDLGRATTFEDDTITDKKERAKIFGQYDHVRIYGMDYFEKLGEVGFKVKAVDYTRQLSEEEINRYRLAKGELIPLVAK from the coding sequence ATGAAAAAGGCATTCAAATATCTGCTCAATCTTTTGCCAAGGCCCTGGTTGATCAAGTTAAGCTTTTTTATACGCCCGTTTCTTGCCTTTTTCTTCAAGGGCAAAAAATACACGGATCCCATTGATGGGAAAAGCTTTCGGAGCTTTTTACCGTACGGATACGAAAATCCACGTGAGAATGTACTCTCGCCCTCTACCCTTTCGCTAGAACGCCATCGCCTGCTCTGGTTGTTCCTGAAAAACGAAACGGATTTTTTTAAGAGCAACCTGAGGGTGCTCCATTTTGCACCTGAGCAGGCATTCTATAAACGTTTCAAAAAACTAAGGAACATCACATATGTTACTACTGACTTAAATTCTCCCTTAGCTGATATCAAAGCCGACATATGCAACTTACCCTTTGACAATAACTCCTTTGATGTGGTGCTGTGCAATCACGTTTTAGAGCATATACCCGATGACAAAAAGGCAATGCAAGAGCTCTATCGCATTATGAAACCGGGCGGTTGGGGCATTTTTCAGGTTCCTCAAGACCTGGGCCGTGCCACCACTTTTGAAGATGACACCATTACCGACAAGAAAGAAAGGGCCAAAATTTTTGGCCAGTATGACCATGTACGCATTTATGGCATGGATTATTTTGAGAAGTTGGGAGAAGTGGGTTTCAAGGTTAAGGCGGTTGATTATACCCGACAACTTTCAGAAGAAGAAATAAACAGGTACCGTTTGGCCAAGGGCGAACTGATACCGCTGGTAGCCAAATGA
- the nqrE gene encoding NADH:ubiquinone reductase (Na(+)-transporting) subunit E gives MLEHIELFFKSIFIDNMVFAVFLGMCSYLAVSKKVSTAVGLGAAVIFVLAVTVPLNWLLDQYLLQEGALAWLGPEYADYNLSFLSFILFIATIATMVQLVEIVVEKFSPALYNSLGIFLPLIAVNCAILGGSLFMQAREIPNLGLAFNYGVSSGIGWFLAILAIAAIREKIRYSNVPPALRGLGITFIITGLMGIGFQSFGGMLTGDNEPPEQPMPTTVEKVDKEEVKKELEDKEKEVSFNEVINEEK, from the coding sequence ATGTTAGAGCATATAGAATTATTTTTCAAGTCAATATTTATCGATAACATGGTTTTTGCCGTGTTCTTGGGAATGTGTTCATATTTGGCGGTATCAAAAAAGGTCAGTACAGCTGTTGGCCTTGGTGCAGCGGTCATTTTTGTTTTGGCCGTTACGGTGCCGCTCAACTGGCTTTTGGACCAGTACCTGCTTCAAGAAGGAGCTTTGGCCTGGCTAGGTCCTGAATACGCCGATTACAATTTGAGTTTTTTGTCGTTCATCCTATTTATCGCCACGATTGCGACAATGGTACAGTTGGTAGAAATTGTGGTCGAGAAATTCTCTCCGGCACTTTATAATTCATTGGGTATTTTCTTGCCGTTGATTGCGGTGAACTGTGCCATATTGGGTGGTTCGCTCTTCATGCAAGCACGGGAAATACCAAACTTGGGCTTGGCTTTCAATTATGGGGTTAGCTCGGGCATTGGCTGGTTCTTGGCCATTTTGGCAATAGCTGCCATCCGTGAGAAGATTAGGTACTCTAATGTACCCCCTGCACTACGCGGATTGGGTATTACCTTTATTATTACCGGCCTTATGGGTATTGGTTTTCAGAGTTTCGGTGGTATGCTCACCGGCGACAACGAACCGCCAGAACAGCCTATGCCGACCACTGTAGAAAAGGTTGATAAAGAAGAAGTGAAAAAAGAGTTGGAAGACAAAGAAAAAGAGGTCTCATTTAACGAAGTCATAAACGAAGAAAAATGA
- the map gene encoding type I methionyl aminopeptidase, translating into MLKIKTLEEIELMRESALVVSKTLGMLASEIKPGANPLKLDKMAEEFIRDHGAEPGFLGMYDFPNTLNWSPNAQVVHGIPNDEPLKDGDIVSVDCGALKNGFYGDHAYTFEVGEVAEETKKLLRVTKESLYIGIRQFKAGNRVGDVGYAIQNYCESHGYGVVRELVGHGLGTKLHEAPEMPNYGKRGRGKKFVDGLVVAIEPMINMGTRRIKQLKDGWTILTADGKPSAHFEHDVALVNGKPELLSTFQYIYEALGIETDEEAEFRSKQLQL; encoded by the coding sequence ATGTTGAAAATCAAGACACTGGAAGAAATAGAGTTGATGCGCGAAAGCGCATTGGTAGTCTCAAAAACGTTGGGCATGCTGGCTTCTGAGATAAAGCCCGGTGCGAATCCGTTGAAGCTCGACAAAATGGCCGAGGAATTTATTCGTGACCATGGTGCCGAACCTGGATTTTTAGGTATGTACGATTTTCCGAACACCTTGAACTGGAGTCCGAATGCACAAGTTGTGCATGGTATCCCCAACGATGAGCCCTTGAAAGACGGCGATATCGTCTCAGTCGATTGTGGAGCCTTGAAAAATGGATTTTACGGCGACCATGCCTATACGTTTGAAGTTGGTGAAGTGGCGGAAGAGACGAAGAAATTACTAAGAGTCACCAAAGAATCTTTGTATATAGGCATTCGCCAATTCAAGGCCGGAAACCGCGTCGGTGATGTCGGCTATGCCATTCAAAACTACTGTGAAAGCCATGGCTATGGTGTGGTTCGAGAATTGGTGGGCCATGGTCTGGGCACCAAACTGCACGAAGCACCCGAAATGCCCAATTATGGCAAGAGAGGCAGGGGCAAGAAATTTGTCGACGGTCTGGTCGTGGCCATTGAACCCATGATCAATATGGGCACCCGACGCATAAAACAACTAAAGGACGGTTGGACAATTCTTACCGCCGATGGCAAGCCAAGCGCGCATTTTGAACATGACGTGGCATTGGTCAATGGAAAGCCCGAGCTTTTGTCAACGTTTCAATACATCTATGAGGCATTGGGCATCGAAACAGATGAGGAAGCCGAATTCAGAAGCAAACAACTTCAGCTCTAA
- a CDS encoding FAD:protein FMN transferase: protein MRKRFAIFAILALCVGCTPELGVKNQHVGQALGTTYAITFIADRQLDYQKDIDSVFAVVNKSMSTYISTSDISRINNGDTTLVVDDMFKEVFLLSKEVHQKTKGYFDPTVGVLVDAWGFGPGEQQEMDSITVDSLLQFVGWEKVQLKPDNTISKKYSSIRFDFNAIAKGYAIDRLGKMLDQRGIANYLIEVGGEILAKGINVISDKPWSVGIDDPQVENGRRLKKIIALKDKAMASSGNYRKFRIDPNTGKKYVHTIDPKTGYTKNSNVLATSVIADDCATADAFATAFMAMELQESKEVLKEQTDLEAYIIYLDEKGETQEFMTSGFEALVLE from the coding sequence ATGAGAAAACGGTTTGCCATATTTGCCATACTGGCCCTATGCGTAGGTTGCACCCCAGAACTAGGGGTCAAGAACCAGCATGTTGGCCAGGCGTTGGGTACCACCTACGCCATTACCTTTATTGCTGACCGGCAATTGGATTACCAAAAAGATATCGATTCGGTGTTTGCAGTGGTCAATAAATCGATGTCCACCTATATTTCCACCTCAGATATTTCAAGAATCAATAATGGTGACACCACTCTTGTGGTCGATGATATGTTTAAAGAGGTGTTTCTGTTGTCAAAAGAAGTCCACCAAAAAACCAAGGGCTATTTTGACCCCACAGTGGGCGTGTTGGTAGATGCATGGGGTTTTGGCCCTGGTGAGCAACAAGAAATGGACAGCATCACCGTAGACAGTTTACTGCAATTTGTTGGATGGGAAAAGGTGCAACTGAAACCAGACAACACGATTTCAAAAAAATATTCAAGTATTCGGTTCGATTTTAATGCCATTGCGAAAGGGTACGCTATTGACCGATTGGGAAAAATGCTCGACCAAAGGGGAATCGCTAATTACCTCATCGAGGTAGGTGGAGAAATATTGGCCAAGGGCATCAATGTTATTTCTGATAAGCCTTGGTCTGTTGGCATCGATGATCCCCAGGTCGAGAACGGCAGAAGGCTCAAAAAAATTATTGCCCTAAAAGACAAGGCCATGGCATCATCGGGCAATTATCGAAAGTTCCGCATAGACCCAAACACAGGTAAAAAGTATGTGCATACCATAGATCCGAAAACGGGCTATACCAAGAATTCAAATGTGTTGGCCACCAGTGTGATCGCTGACGATTGCGCTACTGCTGATGCCTTTGCCACGGCCTTTATGGCCATGGAGCTTCAAGAATCGAAAGAGGTATTGAAAGAACAGACCGACTTGGAGGCCTATATTATTTATTTGGATGAAAAGGGGGAAACACAAGAGTTTATGACCAGCGGTTTTGAGGCTTTGGTGCTAGAGTGA